A genomic region of uncultured Paludibaculum sp. contains the following coding sequences:
- a CDS encoding AAA family ATPase encodes MSHENLVRPLHLHTIDSLCADLISGRPIAAGKQNDTHSLGSAASRAILNWYRINRSKWASNVMERDVESIVDAATSQPPILAAEGSDASHSPHRLRLAKMEAHQFGGLHAISSKSDVPTNFVFEPTKLITLFEGWNGSGKTSLLNAIIWCLTGQLLRAQRKPEPGNIEFECRIERETAGSPADATYHKLTPVSPLPSPTRFHPDATQSKLPLDTWVELTFVDESGQSLQPIRRTQTRSTRGTVTETEPALSALRVDPIALRIGTTMPGIIPFIQAGSVSELGQSITELTGLAELVELARHATKVKQKLAGDFTKSRTAEIAKQDGIFTEVLGELRELIVEHPVIDPGLPLPTPSEDRSLEVALQTLEDRFVSLKSKALEEARVVLGQSFDPSSSISRDDLEMNIQPALAQLSQIQQLESAARLAGLATLSEEQLSVAEALVSQIRSQAVVLAELATDSDIARRKQLYARVASWMQQHKLEGTDNCMVCGASLESAIDVASGRPVRDHLQQMLAGDAELLGVTVRNWSQSWIGELAQSLPDPLRKELHTELPATPGTLIQNAVSVELFKTLPFTGILSALRPDAESVCIEAINGLPPFNEPPRKKFGREVAESADELEQMLNRLDRAIAFSRWRQAHHQEVKAVSFSTLGTKAREGGSINARSPLRWKLSALEATVKGAQPITRALVLSKRMSRELMLRREKEARIEAYRNTGEGLGEVIALGGLAQQQVEDLRGALHERALHWRSRFYQNAYVSAGHALVGSEMDSKGTLSILVGSEGTTAPAQHVANASALRASLMGFFLAFWEHVLNTRGGLQLLLLDDPQELLDEDNRERLAHSLPELVGAGAQLFVTTHDRRFARIAVSEARKQGFIEHRSVHPVNSGRTTITTALTVESLDQKRVDFENKVDDATVAQEYAAEARVFIEARLADLFDSPAYPAYSVPTKAPTLADHLGRLQGLVASPPNDLFRSPPLANFCKDKALLQGAACLALLNKAHHGHKATITYSDVHSVREDLKRLRRGIEELHEEFRRWRWREPGQEIPANVVSLSSSPPPHFRVRIYPDLAAFTGLSPGGETQALDDAEFESSWFSDKAFFYLKNDNLGFAAPSGSIVVVEREPKPGNDRNLVIALTETKTYARRLLRSSRGGIVSLAAQNPDPRISPPTVFLEPFTVRIHRIVGVLFGNMYPPREKQEAVQVDRADVLAQVSTAYRVRDDSALPLALPRQLVLGGPRITPAELDGYVGQLVALTLEEGSGIFKRVGPQLPKAMAPLRKFESIGGLGASEIVATEAHDGRFPGVPVMAYARQIIGVVYEVTGETPRLADAEGHTARTKRAGH; translated from the coding sequence ATGTCACACGAGAACCTTGTTCGTCCACTTCACCTCCACACGATTGACAGTCTTTGCGCGGACCTAATCAGCGGTCGTCCTATTGCGGCGGGGAAGCAAAACGATACCCATTCGCTGGGATCGGCGGCGTCCAGGGCCATACTGAACTGGTACCGCATCAATCGCTCGAAGTGGGCCTCCAACGTCATGGAGCGAGATGTCGAATCCATTGTGGACGCCGCCACAAGCCAGCCGCCCATCTTGGCCGCCGAAGGGAGTGATGCTTCACACAGCCCCCATAGGCTTCGTCTCGCCAAAATGGAAGCTCACCAATTCGGCGGGCTTCACGCCATCTCGTCCAAGTCGGACGTCCCAACGAACTTTGTCTTTGAACCAACCAAACTAATCACGCTGTTCGAAGGATGGAATGGCTCAGGCAAGACGTCACTCCTGAATGCGATTATCTGGTGCCTAACGGGACAACTCCTCAGGGCCCAAAGGAAGCCCGAGCCTGGCAACATCGAATTTGAATGCCGAATTGAACGCGAAACTGCAGGATCACCTGCAGATGCAACTTACCACAAACTCACGCCGGTAAGCCCGTTGCCCAGTCCTACACGATTCCACCCCGATGCGACGCAAAGCAAATTACCGCTAGATACTTGGGTTGAACTCACCTTTGTTGATGAGAGCGGACAGTCCCTTCAGCCGATCCGGCGCACGCAAACCCGCAGTACTCGGGGAACTGTAACCGAGACGGAACCAGCTCTCTCAGCCTTGAGGGTCGACCCAATCGCCCTTCGAATAGGCACAACTATGCCCGGAATAATCCCGTTCATCCAAGCTGGCTCGGTGTCGGAACTGGGGCAGTCGATTACCGAACTCACAGGCTTGGCCGAATTGGTGGAACTCGCCCGACATGCTACGAAGGTCAAGCAAAAGCTTGCAGGTGATTTCACCAAGAGCCGGACGGCAGAAATCGCAAAGCAAGACGGAATATTCACGGAAGTACTTGGGGAGCTGCGCGAACTAATTGTCGAGCACCCTGTCATCGATCCGGGACTACCCCTGCCCACACCTTCGGAGGATCGGTCCCTGGAAGTGGCGCTACAAACCCTCGAAGATCGCTTTGTTTCGCTCAAGAGCAAAGCCCTCGAAGAGGCACGCGTAGTGCTTGGGCAGTCGTTCGACCCTTCTAGCTCTATCTCTCGTGATGATCTCGAAATGAATATCCAGCCAGCTCTCGCTCAATTGAGCCAAATCCAGCAACTCGAGAGCGCGGCAAGACTGGCAGGACTTGCGACGCTCAGTGAGGAACAACTGTCTGTCGCCGAAGCCCTTGTATCGCAGATTCGTTCGCAGGCAGTGGTCCTAGCCGAGTTGGCCACAGATTCGGACATTGCCCGTCGCAAACAACTCTACGCGCGGGTGGCTTCATGGATGCAGCAGCACAAGCTTGAGGGCACTGACAACTGCATGGTTTGCGGGGCCAGCTTAGAGTCGGCTATCGACGTTGCATCAGGTAGGCCTGTCCGTGATCACCTCCAGCAGATGTTGGCAGGAGATGCGGAATTACTGGGTGTCACTGTCCGCAATTGGAGCCAATCATGGATCGGAGAACTGGCGCAGTCGTTGCCCGACCCACTAAGGAAGGAACTTCACACTGAGCTGCCCGCGACCCCAGGAACTCTGATCCAGAATGCGGTGAGCGTGGAACTCTTCAAAACACTGCCGTTCACAGGAATCCTGTCGGCGCTCAGGCCGGACGCAGAATCCGTCTGTATCGAAGCGATCAATGGGCTCCCGCCTTTCAACGAACCGCCAAGAAAGAAGTTCGGTCGTGAGGTGGCGGAATCCGCAGACGAACTGGAGCAGATGCTCAACCGACTCGATCGAGCTATTGCCTTTTCCAGATGGCGGCAGGCTCACCACCAAGAGGTAAAAGCTGTATCGTTCTCAACTCTCGGAACCAAGGCACGTGAAGGCGGGTCCATCAATGCGCGGTCGCCACTTCGGTGGAAGCTGTCAGCCCTCGAAGCGACAGTTAAGGGCGCTCAGCCGATCACTCGAGCATTGGTCCTTTCCAAACGAATGTCCCGTGAGCTGATGCTTCGCCGGGAGAAGGAGGCGCGGATTGAGGCCTACCGCAACACTGGGGAGGGACTAGGAGAAGTCATTGCTCTGGGAGGCCTTGCACAACAACAAGTGGAAGATCTTCGTGGCGCCCTCCATGAGCGCGCTTTGCATTGGCGGAGCCGTTTCTATCAAAACGCGTATGTTTCCGCTGGTCACGCTCTTGTGGGCAGTGAGATGGATTCAAAAGGCACTCTGAGCATCTTGGTGGGCTCGGAAGGAACAACAGCTCCGGCGCAGCACGTTGCAAACGCGTCAGCGCTCAGAGCGAGTCTGATGGGGTTCTTTTTAGCATTCTGGGAACATGTGCTCAACACTCGCGGAGGGCTTCAACTGTTGCTTTTGGATGATCCCCAAGAACTGTTGGACGAGGATAATCGTGAACGACTGGCGCATTCGCTCCCGGAGCTTGTAGGCGCTGGCGCTCAACTGTTCGTTACTACACACGACAGGCGATTCGCCCGAATCGCAGTTTCAGAGGCGCGCAAGCAGGGGTTCATAGAGCATCGGAGTGTCCACCCTGTCAATAGTGGGAGGACGACGATAACCACAGCCCTTACGGTCGAATCTCTAGACCAGAAGCGAGTAGATTTCGAGAACAAAGTCGACGATGCGACCGTTGCTCAGGAGTACGCCGCAGAGGCCCGGGTATTCATTGAAGCCAGGCTTGCAGATCTGTTCGACAGTCCAGCCTATCCCGCGTATTCGGTTCCAACCAAGGCGCCAACACTCGCTGATCACCTCGGTCGCCTACAAGGATTGGTGGCTTCACCTCCAAACGACCTCTTTCGAAGCCCCCCCTTAGCAAATTTCTGTAAAGACAAGGCGCTCCTTCAGGGCGCAGCGTGCCTTGCTCTACTAAACAAGGCGCACCACGGCCACAAAGCTACCATCACCTACAGCGATGTCCACAGTGTACGGGAAGATCTAAAGCGGCTTCGAAGGGGTATTGAGGAGCTCCACGAGGAATTCAGGCGGTGGCGGTGGCGGGAACCCGGACAAGAAATCCCGGCAAACGTGGTCTCGCTATCTAGCAGCCCTCCCCCGCACTTTAGAGTTAGGATCTATCCTGACCTAGCTGCCTTCACAGGACTATCTCCGGGGGGTGAAACCCAAGCTCTCGATGATGCTGAGTTCGAAAGCAGTTGGTTCTCCGACAAAGCCTTCTTCTACCTCAAGAATGATAACCTTGGCTTCGCAGCGCCCTCAGGCTCCATTGTTGTGGTCGAACGCGAACCAAAACCTGGCAATGATCGTAACCTCGTCATTGCCCTGACCGAGACCAAGACGTATGCACGTCGGCTCCTCCGATCATCGAGAGGAGGAATTGTGTCACTTGCCGCACAGAACCCCGATCCACGAATTAGCCCTCCGACCGTGTTTCTGGAGCCATTTACTGTACGAATTCACCGCATCGTCGGTGTCTTGTTTGGAAATATGTACCCGCCACGAGAGAAGCAAGAGGCGGTGCAGGTAGATCGTGCTGACGTGCTTGCCCAGGTATCCACTGCATACCGAGTGCGAGATGATAGCGCACTGCCCCTTGCGCTTCCCAGGCAACTTGTGCTTGGTGGCCCGCGTATTACCCCTGCTGAGCTAGACGGTTACGTGGGGCAACTGGTTGCATTAACGCTCGAAGAAGGCAGTGGCATATTCAAACGCGTGGGACCGCAGTTGCCGAAGGCAATGGCCCCCCTGCGGAAATTCGAGTCCATTGGAGGGCTTGGGGCGTCGGAAATTGTGGCAACTGAAGCCCACGATGGGCGGTTCCCAGGTGTGCCAGTCATGGCGTACGCGCGGCAGATCATTGGCGTCGTTTATGAGGTAACTGGGGAAACGCCGCGCCTGGCTGACGCAGAGGGGCACACCGCGAGAACAAAGAGGGCGGGCCACTGA
- a CDS encoding aldo/keto reductase: MKRRIFVGGAFSGMSITGALAAPQKVKAGDIPTTTFGKTGVKVSVIAQGGARMDLLPDIPTAAAHVRKVYDLGISYFDCSRLYWDGRAEEAYGIGLEGVRKNVFLTTKTVKRSAKEAMEELETSFRLLKTDYVDLWQAHAVQNRDDIDKLLAPGGAIEAFEAAKKAGKCRFIGFTGHYDPEAHAALMKAYDRWDTVMMPIHAADHAYLSFEKTALPEAIERGLGTQAIKVFGKAFLLRSLSPTECLRYVLSQPGVHVAVCGAGTQGQMEDNIRAVQNFKKMTPEETADVRRRAIVGSGVYTGPTMEYWKKKT; this comes from the coding sequence ATGAAACGGAGAATCTTCGTGGGAGGTGCGTTCTCAGGCATGTCCATCACCGGCGCCTTGGCCGCGCCCCAGAAGGTCAAGGCCGGGGATATTCCCACAACCACGTTCGGCAAGACCGGAGTGAAGGTTAGCGTCATCGCGCAGGGCGGAGCACGGATGGACCTCCTCCCGGATATCCCCACGGCCGCCGCTCACGTGCGCAAAGTCTATGACCTGGGCATCAGCTACTTCGACTGCTCGCGGCTTTACTGGGACGGCCGTGCGGAAGAGGCCTACGGCATCGGACTGGAGGGCGTCCGCAAGAACGTCTTTCTCACCACCAAGACCGTCAAGCGCTCGGCGAAGGAAGCGATGGAGGAGCTCGAGACATCCTTCCGCCTGCTGAAGACCGACTATGTCGACCTGTGGCAGGCCCACGCGGTGCAGAACCGCGACGACATCGACAAGCTCCTGGCGCCCGGCGGAGCAATCGAGGCGTTCGAAGCAGCGAAGAAGGCCGGCAAATGCCGCTTCATCGGCTTCACCGGCCACTATGATCCGGAAGCCCACGCCGCCTTGATGAAGGCTTACGACAGATGGGACACCGTCATGATGCCCATCCACGCCGCCGATCACGCCTATCTGAGCTTCGAGAAGACGGCCCTGCCTGAGGCCATCGAGCGCGGTCTCGGCACTCAGGCGATCAAGGTCTTCGGCAAGGCGTTCCTGCTGAGGTCTCTCAGCCCCACCGAATGCCTCCGCTACGTATTGAGCCAGCCGGGTGTGCACGTGGCCGTCTGCGGCGCCGGCACGCAAGGTCAGATGGAAGACAACATCCGGGCTGTCCAGAACTTCAAGAAGATGACGCCGGAGGAAACTGCGGATGTCCGCAGGAGGGCCATCGTCGGGTCTGGCGTCTACACCGGCCCCACGATGGAGTACTGGAAAAAGAAGACCTGA
- a CDS encoding DUF4272 domain-containing protein, protein MEFWRRAFWKSFWIALRRCRQDRRARVFVAKVIFAFVYVIGYAGYFLIVPWRQRDGGQALAVYGVLFGTAIIAYFALRRSHEIDQQMLTFSLTGRPEAEPSQPDQTSAAVGLYLAKRAAILSCLIGRAGSEILHKDGKVEGVTRQVQNTWLRENGLWQELEENEGALMSAADATWAGADRDSIVVWCERLRLLRWVLGMDPQLEPLEHFPRPDLRLMQGLHERPEAPQASVMPWDVRVEREKAAAYHARLVAEFQVRKLLPQDPEMEAWSSTLLEQYAGSSTDYLAGTKTIGELEEPELRLLAETVFARVQYAMYLELQLSSDAPISFGSWLEHRAPA, encoded by the coding sequence ATGGAATTCTGGCGCAGGGCGTTCTGGAAATCGTTTTGGATTGCACTCCGACGGTGCCGCCAGGACAGGCGGGCCCGGGTATTCGTCGCGAAGGTCATTTTCGCGTTTGTGTACGTGATCGGCTATGCCGGCTACTTTCTCATCGTGCCCTGGCGGCAACGAGACGGAGGACAGGCCCTGGCCGTTTATGGGGTCCTCTTCGGCACCGCGATCATCGCTTATTTCGCATTGCGCCGATCGCATGAGATCGATCAACAGATGTTGACCTTCTCGCTCACCGGACGGCCGGAGGCGGAGCCTTCACAACCCGACCAGACTTCGGCCGCCGTGGGGCTCTACCTCGCCAAACGGGCTGCTATCCTCAGCTGCCTGATTGGACGCGCGGGCAGCGAAATCCTCCACAAGGATGGAAAAGTGGAGGGAGTTACCCGGCAGGTTCAGAATACCTGGCTTCGCGAAAACGGACTTTGGCAGGAGTTGGAAGAAAATGAAGGAGCGCTGATGAGCGCAGCCGACGCCACATGGGCGGGTGCGGACCGGGATTCGATTGTCGTCTGGTGCGAGCGACTCCGGCTTCTTCGCTGGGTGCTCGGAATGGATCCGCAGTTGGAGCCGCTGGAGCACTTCCCGCGTCCCGACCTGCGGCTTATGCAGGGCCTGCACGAGAGGCCAGAGGCTCCCCAGGCGAGCGTGATGCCTTGGGACGTTCGGGTCGAACGGGAGAAAGCGGCGGCGTATCATGCTCGACTTGTCGCCGAGTTTCAAGTCCGCAAATTGCTTCCTCAGGATCCGGAGATGGAGGCTTGGTCCAGCACCTTGTTGGAGCAGTACGCCGGCTCGTCCACCGACTATCTGGCTGGAACGAAGACGATCGGCGAACTCGAGGAGCCAGAGCTTCGGCTGCTGGCGGAGACCGTTTTCGCGAGGGTGCAATACGCCATGTACCTTGAGTTGCAGTTGAGCAGCGACGCACCAATTTCCTTTGGCTCCTGGTTGGAACACAGAGCTCCGGCATAG
- a CDS encoding dihydrofolate reductase family protein: MSTSPHPVVHRHASDPLDRIRGLKAEDGKDNWLYAGSKLASALAGEIDELIRKINPAILGSGMPPFDGRPAALSAQLLEHKVYPNGLVLTRYRASR; this comes from the coding sequence ATGTCCACCAGCCCGCACCCGGTCGTCCACCGGCACGCCTCAGATCCGCTGGACCGGATCCGCGGCCTCAAAGCGGAAGACGGCAAGGACAACTGGCTCTACGCTGGAAGCAAACTCGCCTCGGCCCTCGCGGGAGAAATCGACGAGCTGATCCGGAAGATCAACCCCGCGATCCTGGGCTCCGGCATGCCCCCTTTCGACGGACGCCCCGCTGCCCTGTCCGCTCAACTGCTGGAGCACAAGGTGTACCCCAACGGCCTCGTCCTGACCCGCTACCGCGCAAGTCGCTAG
- a CDS encoding PQQ-binding-like beta-propeller repeat protein yields MTRYDILRLGLLAAPFGSTALLSGTAVRKMVLVVQEGLGQVVLFPPDHPERKKAVRVGEKPHEIEVTPDGKTAFVSNFGLLEVNHQIGTPGTTISVLDVRAVLERARFQLPAGCTAPHGLKLRPPKHRELFTNTEVGREAMVVFDAVSGMVLRTFDLPPGVHNFIFQADGRSLFAFTTTGRVLKVDPKGGAILAQAEIAAPRGLGWTADRRRLIVGGRNELVLLNPADLSVEARFGHLGVGQIFYPSVSADGRWILAPAVLDGILLVIDAKTGQVAQRVKTGSPLLVVPDGKHAWVSNVLVPPQMMPAGAEARNGGVALLDLETFAVVSIGAVPDANGIAVAAPR; encoded by the coding sequence ATGACCAGATACGACATTCTTCGCCTGGGGTTGCTGGCGGCGCCTTTCGGTTCTACCGCTTTGCTGTCGGGGACTGCGGTGCGCAAGATGGTGCTGGTAGTGCAGGAGGGCCTGGGGCAAGTGGTCCTGTTTCCGCCGGACCATCCGGAGCGCAAGAAGGCCGTGCGCGTCGGCGAGAAGCCGCATGAGATCGAGGTGACTCCGGATGGAAAGACAGCCTTTGTCTCGAACTTCGGCCTGCTGGAGGTCAACCACCAGATTGGGACTCCGGGCACCACAATTTCCGTATTGGACGTGCGGGCGGTTCTCGAGCGCGCCCGGTTTCAGTTGCCGGCGGGTTGCACCGCTCCACATGGGCTGAAGCTGCGTCCGCCGAAGCACCGGGAACTGTTCACGAACACGGAAGTGGGCCGCGAGGCGATGGTGGTCTTTGATGCGGTGTCGGGTATGGTACTGCGCACATTTGACCTGCCGCCCGGCGTCCACAACTTCATCTTCCAGGCGGACGGACGGTCGCTATTTGCCTTCACAACGACCGGCCGTGTGCTGAAGGTGGACCCGAAAGGCGGCGCCATCCTGGCCCAGGCCGAGATCGCAGCGCCAAGAGGGTTGGGCTGGACCGCGGATCGCCGGCGGCTGATTGTGGGCGGCCGGAATGAACTCGTGCTGCTGAATCCGGCCGATCTCTCGGTCGAAGCGCGATTTGGCCATCTTGGCGTGGGTCAGATCTTCTATCCGTCGGTGAGTGCGGACGGCCGCTGGATTCTGGCGCCGGCGGTGCTGGATGGGATCCTGCTGGTGATCGACGCAAAGACCGGCCAGGTGGCGCAGCGGGTCAAGACCGGCAGCCCGCTGCTGGTTGTGCCCGATGGGAAACATGCGTGGGTCTCGAATGTTCTCGTGCCTCCGCAGATGATGCCGGCGGGGGCGGAGGCGCGCAACGGGGGTGTCGCGCTGTTGGACCTGGAGACGTTTGCGGTTGTTTCTATTGGCGCGGTTCCGGATGCGAATGGGATTGCAGTGGCGGCACCGAGGTAG
- a CDS encoding ankyrin repeat domain-containing protein encodes MQRSLPAQPSLIQLKHQAKDLLKEFRGGAPEALTRFREQHRQAGGSEAATLSDAQLVIAREYGFSSWPKLKQHVELQTDVEARVLRLQAEFAAGDAQVKLRLLQPAHARERFENYDPRAASLSHRDARLLVANAEGYAYWEKYDSFLHLDPGVRAAIAAVRSGDLAQLQEILRSDPAAANRRWVAGFAAPQPPPNDSIPLFCVSEAVFRGTNRQGNEYELTRALIEAGADVEVDGGQPLTSAVSFGAIRVVEALLDGGAQVDGVDGDGLPMGYAMHFAFQAVAELLAARGAQLDLRFGAGLGRMDAVRGWFEADGSLKPGAGALADPYGLERKLKGLSPFQCERTRANVLSQALYFACVNNRLEAAEFLLGQGAEINAIVPGLDCRVTVLHRMATMERYGDVVVRFLLEHGADPGVRDLDYRGTAADWARHHGRGEMVRLLGA; translated from the coding sequence ATGCAAAGATCTCTCCCGGCTCAACCGAGCCTCATTCAACTGAAGCACCAAGCCAAGGACCTGCTGAAGGAGTTTCGCGGCGGCGCACCTGAGGCCCTGACGCGGTTTCGCGAGCAGCACCGGCAAGCCGGCGGATCGGAAGCGGCGACGCTGAGCGACGCGCAACTGGTGATCGCCCGGGAGTACGGGTTCTCGAGCTGGCCCAAGCTGAAGCAGCACGTCGAATTGCAGACCGACGTCGAAGCTCGGGTTCTGCGGCTGCAGGCCGAGTTTGCGGCTGGGGACGCGCAGGTCAAGCTGCGGCTGCTGCAGCCGGCGCACGCCCGGGAACGCTTCGAGAATTATGATCCGCGGGCGGCCTCACTGTCCCACCGGGACGCTCGGCTGCTGGTGGCCAATGCGGAGGGGTACGCGTACTGGGAGAAGTACGACAGCTTTCTGCATCTGGATCCGGGGGTGCGGGCGGCGATTGCCGCGGTGCGGAGCGGGGATCTCGCTCAGCTACAGGAGATCTTGCGTTCGGATCCGGCGGCGGCGAACCGGCGGTGGGTGGCTGGGTTCGCGGCTCCGCAGCCTCCTCCTAACGATTCGATTCCGCTGTTCTGCGTGTCGGAGGCGGTCTTCCGCGGGACGAACCGTCAAGGGAACGAGTACGAACTGACGAGGGCCTTGATTGAGGCGGGCGCGGATGTCGAGGTGGATGGCGGACAACCGTTGACGTCGGCGGTCAGCTTCGGCGCGATCCGGGTGGTGGAGGCGCTGCTGGATGGCGGCGCGCAGGTGGATGGCGTGGATGGGGATGGGCTGCCGATGGGGTACGCGATGCACTTTGCCTTCCAGGCCGTGGCCGAGTTGCTGGCTGCGCGGGGCGCCCAACTGGATTTGCGATTTGGGGCCGGGTTGGGCCGGATGGATGCCGTGCGCGGCTGGTTCGAAGCGGATGGCTCGTTGAAGCCGGGGGCGGGTGCGCTGGCCGATCCTTATGGGTTGGAGCGGAAGCTGAAAGGCCTGTCGCCGTTCCAGTGCGAGCGGACTCGGGCGAACGTGTTGAGCCAGGCGCTGTATTTTGCTTGCGTGAACAACCGGCTGGAGGCGGCGGAGTTTTTGCTGGGGCAGGGTGCGGAGATCAATGCGATTGTGCCGGGGTTGGATTGCCGGGTGACGGTGCTGCACCGGATGGCGACGATGGAGCGCTATGGGGATGTTGTGGTGCGGTTTTTGTTGGAGCACGGGGCGGACCCAGGGGTGCGGGATTTGGATTATCGGGGGACGGCGGCGGATTGGGCCCGGCATCATGGGCGGGGGGAGATGGTGCGGTTGCTGGGGGCGTGA
- a CDS encoding aldo/keto reductase, which translates to MKHSSSRRGFLAAPLALPVTALAAPSQLPAAEPKLTYRTLGRTGLKVTALSFGCMTTTDASVIERAADTGIVHFDTARSYQNGNNERMVGAALKSRRAKVVISSKSGGKTAQTALADLDTSLRELGTDYLDIWYLHMKNDPAEVTEELLEAQRAAKKAGKIRFAGVSTHFNMDRMLPYLAKLGQTDVVLTTYNFAMRSVAAGANTDTNAAKTDMTSAIREARQSGMGIVVMKTLAGGTTRVQRGDRLYGANPQALSQRLGQPGVPLAAIKWALRNQSVDTAIVCMTDHDQFQEDLRAMAEPYTPKDEALLAEHLARISPIYCRMCGACNGVCANGVPVPDVLRILTYAEGYGQFAMARERYLELPEQARSIRCTNCTTCSVDCPNGVRIQERVGRAQELLA; encoded by the coding sequence ATGAAACACTCCTCTTCCCGCCGAGGCTTCCTCGCCGCTCCGCTCGCCCTGCCCGTCACCGCCCTGGCCGCCCCGTCTCAGCTGCCCGCCGCCGAACCCAAACTCACTTACCGCACCCTCGGTAGAACCGGCCTCAAGGTCACCGCCCTCTCCTTCGGCTGCATGACCACCACCGACGCCAGCGTCATCGAGCGCGCCGCCGACACCGGCATCGTCCACTTCGATACGGCCCGCAGCTACCAGAACGGCAACAACGAGCGCATGGTCGGCGCCGCCCTCAAGAGCCGGCGGGCCAAGGTCGTCATCTCCAGCAAAAGCGGCGGCAAGACAGCCCAGACCGCCTTGGCGGACCTCGACACCAGCCTCCGCGAATTGGGCACCGACTACCTCGACATCTGGTACCTCCACATGAAGAACGACCCGGCCGAGGTGACCGAGGAGCTCCTCGAAGCGCAGCGCGCCGCCAAAAAGGCCGGCAAGATCCGCTTCGCCGGCGTCAGCACGCACTTCAACATGGACCGCATGCTGCCCTACCTGGCCAAGCTCGGCCAGACCGACGTCGTCCTCACCACCTACAACTTCGCCATGCGCTCCGTCGCGGCCGGCGCCAACACAGACACCAACGCCGCGAAGACAGACATGACCTCCGCCATTCGCGAGGCCCGCCAATCCGGCATGGGCATCGTCGTCATGAAGACGCTCGCCGGCGGCACCACCCGCGTCCAGCGCGGCGACCGTCTCTACGGCGCCAATCCCCAGGCCCTCTCCCAACGCCTCGGCCAGCCCGGCGTCCCGCTCGCGGCCATCAAGTGGGCGCTGCGCAACCAGTCCGTCGACACGGCCATCGTCTGCATGACGGACCACGACCAGTTCCAGGAAGACCTCCGGGCCATGGCCGAGCCCTACACCCCCAAGGACGAGGCGTTGCTAGCCGAGCACCTTGCCCGCATCAGCCCCATCTACTGCCGCATGTGCGGCGCGTGCAACGGCGTCTGCGCGAATGGAGTGCCGGTCCCGGACGTCCTCCGTATCCTCACCTATGCGGAAGGCTACGGGCAGTTCGCCATGGCCCGCGAGCGCTATCTGGAACTGCCCGAACAAGCCCGTTCCATCCGTTGCACGAACTGCACCACGTGTTCCGTGGACTGCCCCAACGGAGTCCGAATCCAGGAGCGTGTCGGCCGAGCCCAGGAACTCCTGGCGTAG
- a CDS encoding SGNH/GDSL hydrolase family protein, whose product MQSRRELFLLTMLSLAPVAAAAPLSGIYFFGDSLSDTGNVGNLTAGLYPNTPYTPGRFSNGPVWTEYFAQSMGLPNAAKAAGMSLGPNYFNLEISGNGGTNYAIGGARNDTTGTLDSYGIPSGVYWQLYYYVTKANLTADPAALYVLFGGGNDLRDASLLSPAERDAAAAVSAEYLVFSMYILEQLGARNFLVLNAPDIGNTPEAKLVRNNEAAATAATQAYNTTLGFYVNYFQTALPRSTFHLLDTYSLFEGLYADAQNGGSLYGLTNATTPCFAGYAGSPGADCATSVFADDIHPTTAAHHLLANAAYDLLNPPPAALLSSSASLQITATPEPSAAWMCVTGLGLLAWSRRRTATRRRRP is encoded by the coding sequence ATGCAATCCCGTCGCGAGCTGTTCCTGCTCACCATGCTGTCGCTGGCTCCAGTCGCCGCCGCGGCTCCCCTCTCCGGCATATACTTCTTTGGCGACAGCCTGTCCGACACCGGCAATGTAGGGAACCTGACAGCGGGACTCTACCCGAACACGCCCTACACGCCAGGGCGCTTCTCGAACGGGCCAGTGTGGACGGAGTACTTCGCGCAGTCCATGGGGCTGCCCAACGCCGCCAAAGCCGCTGGCATGTCGCTGGGGCCCAACTACTTCAACCTGGAGATCTCCGGCAACGGCGGCACCAACTACGCCATTGGAGGCGCCCGCAACGACACCACCGGAACGCTGGACTCCTATGGGATTCCGTCGGGTGTGTACTGGCAACTCTATTACTACGTGACGAAGGCGAATCTGACGGCGGATCCGGCCGCGCTGTACGTCCTGTTTGGCGGCGGCAACGACCTGCGCGACGCGTCCCTGTTGAGCCCGGCCGAGCGCGACGCGGCCGCTGCCGTTTCGGCCGAATACCTGGTCTTTTCCATGTATATCCTCGAGCAGTTGGGTGCCAGGAACTTTCTCGTCCTGAACGCCCCGGACATCGGGAACACGCCGGAAGCGAAGCTCGTTCGCAACAACGAGGCGGCGGCCACAGCGGCGACGCAAGCCTACAACACCACGCTTGGTTTCTACGTCAACTACTTCCAGACCGCTCTACCCCGCTCGACGTTCCACCTGCTGGACACCTACTCGTTGTTTGAGGGGCTGTACGCCGACGCTCAGAATGGCGGCTCGCTCTATGGTCTGACCAACGCCACAACGCCCTGTTTCGCGGGCTATGCGGGTTCGCCCGGAGCCGACTGTGCCACCTCCGTCTTTGCTGACGACATTCACCCGACGACGGCCGCGCATCACCTGTTGGCGAATGCGGCGTACGACCTGCTGAATCCCCCGCCGGCGGCGCTTCTGTCGTCGAGTGCCAGCTTGCAGATCACGGCGACGCCCGAGCCCTCGGCGGCCTGGATGTGCGTTACCGGTCTGGGACTCCTGGCCTGGTCGCGGCGGCGTACGGCAACACGCCGAAGACGGCCTTGA